The Streptomyces sp. HUAS CB01 genome has a segment encoding these proteins:
- the ectB gene encoding diaminobutyrate--2-oxoglutarate transaminase, whose translation MTITPPALSVFETLESEVRSYCRGWPAVFDRAQGARLTDEDGHTYLDFFAGAGSLNYGHNNPVLKRALLDYLERDGITHGLDMATTAKRAFLESFQNVVLRPRDLPYKVMFPGPTGTNAVEAALKLARKVKGRESIVSFTNAFHGMSLGSLAVTGNAFKRAGAGIPLVHGTPMPFDNYLDGQVQDFLWFERLLEDQGSGLNKPAAVIVETVQGEGGINVARAEWLRALADLCRRQDMLLIVDDIQMGCGRTGAFFSFEEAGITPDIVTLSKSISGYGLPMSLCLFNPELDVWEPGEHNGTFRGNNPAFVTAAAALDTYWADGQMEKQTIARGEQVEQALLGICDENSALGAHYRGRGLVWGLEFTDKSRASAVCARAFELGLLLETSGPESEVVKLLPPLTVTPDELDEGLRTLARAVRETA comes from the coding sequence GTGACCATCACCCCGCCCGCCCTGAGTGTCTTCGAGACCCTGGAGTCGGAGGTGCGCAGCTACTGCCGCGGTTGGCCCGCCGTTTTCGACCGCGCGCAGGGCGCTCGCCTCACCGACGAGGACGGCCACACCTATCTGGACTTCTTCGCCGGCGCAGGGTCGCTCAACTACGGCCACAACAACCCGGTGCTGAAACGCGCGCTGCTGGACTACCTGGAGCGCGACGGGATCACCCACGGCCTGGACATGGCGACGACCGCCAAGCGCGCCTTCCTGGAGTCCTTCCAGAACGTCGTGCTGCGGCCGCGTGACCTGCCGTACAAGGTGATGTTCCCCGGCCCGACGGGCACCAACGCCGTCGAGGCGGCGCTGAAGCTGGCCCGGAAGGTGAAGGGCCGGGAGTCGATCGTCTCCTTCACCAACGCGTTCCACGGGATGTCGCTCGGCTCCCTCGCCGTGACCGGCAACGCCTTCAAGCGCGCAGGCGCCGGCATCCCGCTGGTCCACGGCACCCCGATGCCGTTCGACAACTACCTGGACGGCCAGGTCCAGGACTTCCTCTGGTTCGAGCGGCTGCTCGAGGACCAGGGGTCCGGGCTGAACAAGCCCGCCGCGGTCATCGTCGAGACCGTGCAGGGCGAGGGCGGCATCAACGTCGCCCGCGCCGAGTGGCTGCGCGCGCTGGCCGATCTGTGCCGGCGCCAGGACATGCTGCTCATCGTCGACGACATCCAGATGGGCTGCGGCCGCACCGGTGCCTTCTTCTCCTTCGAGGAGGCGGGCATCACGCCGGACATCGTCACCCTGTCGAAGTCCATCAGCGGCTACGGCCTGCCGATGTCGCTCTGCCTGTTCAACCCGGAGCTGGACGTCTGGGAACCGGGCGAGCACAACGGCACGTTCCGCGGGAACAACCCGGCCTTCGTCACGGCCGCCGCCGCGCTCGACACGTACTGGGCCGACGGGCAGATGGAGAAGCAGACCATCGCCCGCGGCGAGCAGGTCGAGCAGGCCCTCCTGGGTATCTGCGACGAGAACTCCGCCCTCGGTGCCCACTACCGCGGCCGCGGTCTGGTCTGGGGACTGGAGTTCACCGACAAGAGCCGTGCTTCGGCGGTCTGCGCCCGGGCGTTCGAACTCGGGCTGCTGCTCGAGACGTCGGGCCCGGAGAGCGAGGTGGTGAAGCTGCTGCCGCCGCTCACCGTGACGCCCGACGAGCTGGACGAGGGCCTGCGCACGCTGGCCCGTGCCGTCCGCGAGACCGCCTGA
- the ectA gene encoding diaminobutyrate acetyltransferase, translating to MTTALSIDSPSVEDGAAIWRIARDSEVLDLNSSYSYLLWCRDFAATSVVARGPDGEPIAFVTGYVRPERPDVLVVWQVAVDGEHRGRGLAGTLLDALTHRVVPRGVRAVETTVTPDNTASDRLFTSYAARHGASLDREVLFDGGLFPDGGHEPEVLYRIGPIGD from the coding sequence ATGACCACCGCATTGAGCATCGACAGCCCGAGCGTGGAGGACGGAGCCGCCATCTGGCGTATCGCCCGCGACTCCGAGGTCCTGGACCTCAACTCCTCGTACAGCTATTTGCTGTGGTGCCGCGATTTCGCCGCGACCTCCGTGGTGGCCCGCGGCCCGGACGGTGAGCCGATCGCCTTCGTCACCGGATACGTCCGGCCCGAGCGGCCGGACGTGCTGGTCGTCTGGCAGGTCGCCGTCGACGGGGAGCACCGCGGCCGCGGACTGGCCGGCACGCTCCTCGACGCGCTCACCCACCGCGTCGTCCCGCGCGGAGTCCGCGCGGTCGAGACGACCGTCACTCCGGACAACACCGCCTCGGACCGCCTCTTCACCTCGTACGCGGCCCGGCACGGCGCGTCACTGGACCGCGAGGTCCTGTTCGACGGCGGGCTCTTCCCCGACGGGGGACACGAGCCCGAGGTGCTGTACCGCATCGGCCCCATCGGCGACTGA
- a CDS encoding SCO1860 family LAETG-anchored protein: protein MKSNTFRMPVRRSTAAAAAAVLAVGPVALAAPAQATGGGDGRSSAVVLRTGLDVSLLSNSVRVPLKTSLNEVQAPASAEKTALAVQLEGVDQGKPFNVLQAEVASAKATADRDSAEGRVELAHAEVHVPGLPLLSLVEVGQVTSEAVCEVGRKPVARSRLLGSVTVLGRKTTLTTGGTTEVKVPGVGVVTLDLSRTGTTSRTAAATALELKVSVDPLKLNVAEVDGTLTLAEATCETPSGEPVDEPPATTAPDVKPQTGGEAAKPPATDDLAATGGDASTPWFAAGSVVLLALGGGAVALARRRA, encoded by the coding sequence GTGAAGAGCAACACCTTCCGCATGCCCGTACGCCGCTCGACGGCCGCCGCGGCCGCGGCAGTGCTGGCCGTCGGGCCCGTGGCGCTCGCCGCGCCGGCCCAGGCGACGGGCGGCGGCGACGGACGGTCGAGCGCGGTCGTCCTCCGGACCGGGCTGGACGTCTCGCTGCTCAGCAACAGTGTCCGGGTGCCGCTGAAGACGTCCCTCAACGAGGTCCAGGCGCCCGCGAGCGCCGAGAAGACCGCGCTGGCCGTCCAGCTCGAAGGTGTCGACCAGGGCAAGCCGTTCAACGTGCTGCAGGCCGAGGTGGCGAGCGCGAAGGCCACCGCGGACCGGGACAGCGCGGAGGGCCGTGTGGAACTCGCCCACGCCGAGGTGCACGTGCCGGGGCTGCCGCTGCTCTCCCTCGTCGAGGTCGGGCAGGTGACGTCCGAGGCGGTCTGCGAGGTGGGGAGGAAGCCGGTCGCCCGGTCCCGTCTGCTCGGCTCGGTCACCGTCCTCGGCCGGAAGACCACGCTCACGACGGGCGGCACGACCGAGGTCAAGGTGCCCGGCGTCGGCGTCGTCACCCTCGACCTGTCCCGTACCGGCACGACCTCGCGCACGGCCGCGGCCACGGCCCTCGAACTCAAGGTCTCCGTCGACCCGTTGAAGCTGAACGTCGCCGAGGTCGACGGGACGCTGACGCTCGCGGAGGCGACCTGCGAGACCCCGTCGGGCGAGCCCGTCGACGAACCGCCCGCCACGACGGCGCCCGACGTCAAGCCGCAGACCGGCGGGGAAGCGGCGAAGCCCCCCGCGACGGACGATCTGGCGGCGACCGGCGGGGACGCGTCGACACCGTGGTTCGCTGCGGGTTCGGTGGTCCTCCTCGCCCTGGGCGGCGGCGCGGTCGCCCTGGCCCGCCGCCGCGCGTAG
- a CDS encoding sirohydrochlorin chelatase, which yields MTSPPALLIAADGVRHDAGAAALLDLVEHLGSRHPGIPVAAGLLGPGRWPLSEAVGELVAAGADRLAAVPLALVPDRWSEDALSTALDAVREEQPGLTVAVSRALGPDPALLALLEQRLDEALGGGARSPRDRADVTVLLAAPGSADPQANAEVHRAARLLWEGRGYAGVETAFVSTAAPDVPTGLDRCVRLGARRVVVLPYALFDGGPVERAVLHAEGWAEAHPDTDVRCAEVIGAADELADLVVDRYREAVASPVPAAAGRP from the coding sequence GTGACTTCCCCGCCCGCCCTGCTCATCGCCGCGGACGGTGTCCGGCACGACGCCGGCGCCGCGGCACTGCTGGACCTCGTGGAGCACCTGGGCAGCCGCCATCCCGGAATCCCCGTCGCGGCCGGCCTCCTCGGCCCCGGCCGGTGGCCGCTCTCGGAGGCCGTGGGCGAGCTCGTCGCCGCCGGAGCCGACCGGCTGGCCGCCGTCCCCCTGGCGCTGGTACCGGACCGCTGGAGCGAGGACGCCCTGTCCACGGCGCTGGACGCGGTCCGCGAGGAACAGCCCGGCCTCACCGTCGCCGTGAGCCGCGCCCTCGGCCCCGACCCCGCGCTGCTCGCGCTGCTGGAGCAGCGGCTCGACGAGGCGCTGGGCGGCGGTGCGCGCTCACCGCGGGACCGCGCCGACGTGACCGTGCTGCTGGCCGCGCCCGGCTCGGCGGATCCGCAGGCCAACGCGGAGGTGCACCGGGCGGCGCGGCTGCTCTGGGAGGGCCGGGGGTACGCGGGGGTCGAGACGGCGTTCGTGTCGACGGCCGCGCCGGACGTGCCGACCGGGCTGGACCGCTGCGTACGGCTCGGGGCGCGGCGGGTCGTGGTGCTCCCGTACGCCCTGTTCGACGGCGGGCCGGTCGAACGGGCCGTGCTGCACGCCGAGGGCTGGGCCGAGGCCCACCCGGACACGGACGTGCGCTGCGCCGAAGTGATCGGCGCGGCGGACGAGTTGGCCGATCTGGTCGTCGACCGCTACCGGGAGGCCGTGGCCTCGCCGGTCCCGGCCGCGGCGGGACGACCATGA
- a CDS encoding amidohydrolase family protein translates to MSDHAVLHVKGRVLVGPDDARDEMWVVGGRVTYRRPASGDVRTVRGWALPGLVDAHCHVGLDRHGAVDEATSEKQALTDRDAGTLLIRDAGSAADTRWIDDREDLPRIIRAGRHIARTRRYIRNYAHEIEPEDLVAYVAREARRGDGWVKLVGDWIDREVGDLTACWPRGAVEAAIAEAHRLGARVTAHCFAEDSLRDLVEAGIDCIEHATGLTEDLIPLFAERGVAIVPTLVNIATFPQLAAGGESRFPRWSDHMRRLHERRYDTVRSAWDAGIPVYVGTDAGGTLPHGLVAAEVAELVRAGLPVVDALSATAWGARSWLGRPGLEEGAPADLVVYDSDPRADVRVLAAPRTVVMRGRVVG, encoded by the coding sequence ATGAGCGATCACGCGGTGCTGCATGTCAAGGGGCGGGTGCTCGTCGGGCCGGACGACGCACGGGACGAGATGTGGGTGGTCGGCGGCCGCGTCACCTACCGGCGCCCGGCCTCCGGGGACGTCCGCACCGTCCGGGGCTGGGCGCTCCCCGGCCTGGTCGACGCGCACTGCCACGTCGGGCTCGACCGGCACGGGGCGGTGGACGAGGCGACCAGCGAGAAGCAGGCGCTGACCGACCGGGACGCGGGCACCCTCCTCATCCGCGACGCCGGATCGGCCGCGGACACCCGCTGGATCGACGACCGCGAGGACCTCCCGAGGATCATCCGCGCCGGCCGGCACATCGCCCGCACCCGCCGCTACATCCGCAACTACGCCCACGAGATCGAGCCCGAGGACCTGGTCGCCTACGTGGCCCGGGAGGCCCGGCGCGGCGACGGCTGGGTCAAGCTCGTCGGCGACTGGATCGACCGGGAGGTCGGCGACCTCACCGCGTGCTGGCCGCGCGGCGCGGTCGAGGCGGCCATCGCCGAGGCGCACCGCCTCGGTGCCCGGGTCACCGCGCACTGCTTCGCGGAGGACTCGCTGCGCGACCTCGTCGAGGCGGGAATCGACTGCATCGAGCACGCCACCGGACTGACCGAGGACCTGATCCCGCTGTTCGCCGAGCGCGGTGTGGCCATCGTCCCGACGCTGGTCAACATCGCCACCTTCCCGCAGCTCGCGGCCGGCGGCGAGAGCAGGTTCCCGCGCTGGTCGGACCATATGCGCCGGCTCCACGAACGCCGGTACGACACCGTCCGCTCGGCCTGGGACGCGGGCATCCCCGTCTACGTCGGCACCGACGCCGGCGGCACCCTGCCGCACGGGCTCGTCGCCGCCGAGGTCGCCGAGCTGGTCAGGGCCGGGCTCCCGGTGGTGGACGCGCTCTCCGCGACCGCCTGGGGCGCCCGGAGCTGGCTCGGCCGGCCCGGCCTGGAGGAAGGCGCCCCGGCGGACCTGGTCGTGTACGACAGCGACCCGAGGGCGGACGTACGGGTACTGGCGGCGCCCCGCACGGTGGTGATGCGCGGGCGCGTCGTCGGTTGA
- a CDS encoding pyridoxal-phosphate-dependent aminotransferase family protein, whose translation MTHPFLDLTPLTAAHFAAIERRVAGLLSTEADVVVPQGEALLPLEGCIRAGARPGSAALNVVTGPYGQTFGHWLRDSGAAVVDLEVPFHTAVTAEEVERALERHPEIDFVSLVHAEAATGNTNPVAEIGEVVRAHGALFMLDAVASVGAEPLLPDAWGVDLCVIGAQKALGGPAGVSAVSVSERAWERFAANPAAPRRSYLSLLDWKDRWIDGGRRALLHAPAQLEMLALEACLERVEAEGLDAVTGRHASAAAATRAGVLALGVLAPYVHEAGEAAPVATTLRTPAGVDAADLVAKALAVDPSVPLVAGGGALSAEMIRVNHYGADASRDVVSSSLAALGAALGEHGHGTDVAGARRAISEAWQD comes from the coding sequence GTGACCCATCCGTTCCTGGACCTGACCCCGCTGACCGCCGCGCACTTCGCGGCCATCGAGCGGCGGGTCGCCGGCCTCCTCTCCACCGAGGCGGACGTGGTGGTCCCCCAGGGGGAGGCGCTGCTGCCGCTGGAGGGCTGCATCCGCGCCGGGGCGCGGCCGGGTTCGGCCGCGCTGAACGTGGTCACGGGCCCGTACGGGCAGACGTTCGGCCACTGGCTGCGCGACTCCGGCGCCGCGGTGGTCGACCTGGAGGTGCCGTTCCACACGGCGGTGACCGCCGAGGAGGTCGAGCGGGCCCTGGAGCGGCACCCGGAGATCGACTTCGTCTCGCTGGTGCACGCGGAGGCCGCCACCGGCAACACCAATCCGGTCGCGGAGATCGGCGAGGTCGTACGGGCCCACGGCGCGCTGTTCATGCTGGACGCCGTGGCCTCCGTGGGTGCCGAGCCGCTGCTGCCGGACGCGTGGGGCGTGGACCTGTGCGTGATCGGGGCGCAGAAGGCGCTGGGCGGTCCGGCCGGGGTGTCGGCGGTGTCGGTCAGCGAGCGGGCGTGGGAGCGCTTCGCGGCCAATCCGGCGGCGCCCCGGCGCTCGTACCTGTCGCTGCTGGACTGGAAGGACCGCTGGATCGACGGCGGCCGCAGGGCACTGCTGCACGCGCCCGCGCAGCTGGAGATGCTGGCGCTGGAGGCGTGCCTGGAGCGCGTCGAGGCGGAGGGGCTGGACGCGGTGACGGGGCGGCACGCCTCGGCGGCCGCGGCGACGCGTGCCGGGGTGCTCGCGCTGGGCGTGCTGGCCCCGTACGTGCACGAGGCCGGGGAGGCGGCCCCGGTGGCGACGACACTGCGCACGCCCGCGGGCGTGGACGCCGCGGACCTGGTGGCGAAGGCGCTGGCCGTCGACCCGTCGGTGCCGCTGGTCGCGGGCGGCGGCGCGCTGTCCGCCGAGATGATCCGGGTGAACCACTACGGCGCGGACGCGAGCCGCGACGTGGTGTCCTCGTCGCTCGCCGCACTGGGGGCCGCTCTCGGTGAACACGGCCACGGAACGGATGTCGCCGGCGCCCGTCGCGCGATTTCGGAAGCCTGGCAGGACTAA